A region of Paraburkholderia sp. BL23I1N1 DNA encodes the following proteins:
- a CDS encoding glycoside hydrolase family 3 N-terminal domain-containing protein → MATNNAAETPLYRNRDAAIQDRVTDLLGRMTLDEKIAQLHAAWLKLSSDGNHQWRVADFAQRTTNISVDALLKHGLGQITRPLGTHTVDPKEGVRALNELQRQMMEETRLGIPVMSHEECLVGLMIKDATLFPAPLNYAATWNPELVEQVGEVIGQQARSIGCHQGLAPVLDVSRDPRWGRTEETLGEDPYLVGVMGYRYVKGIQGEQRDLLATLKHFAGHSASEGGRNHAPVHVGPREFNDIFLLPFEMAVKLANAGSVMPAYHDIDGVPCHADQTLLTGILREKWGFDGLVVADYAGVNLLYTHHGVARDAASAAAMSFKAGLDIELPGHECALHLREAIERGQITEEVIDPIVSRVLATKFSLGLFERPYADPEKVELRGEPANQVAYQVAVESAVLLCNDGTLPLDIEKTGKLAVIGPTADDPLALLAGYSFPVHLINAGEQTGAHIATPLQALRARFGDARVAYAKGCDVITERSQGAPVYPGDVDMDAAIKEDRTSLVSTDKGQIVDAVSAARDADVAVVFVGDLAGLFQSGTVGEGSDTDSLDLPGVQQALLEAVVATGTPTVVVLTGGRPYNLGGLEDRIAAEVMAFAPGERGADALANLLTGTAGFSGRLPLSVPKSAGAVPYFYNHKLKSAGTPVAFHFGSRYPFGFGLSYTRFEYRDLEFKQDEVSIDDGTLELQFVIENVGARTGTEVVQVYVRDRLASTVRPVRELKGFARATLDSGEVGKVTVAIPVDMLNFTDAHGDRIVEPGDFDVMIGSSSRDMHLGATVTVVGDGPVVLPSQWRMLSETKFAVLSR, encoded by the coding sequence ATGGCTACGAATAACGCTGCCGAGACACCCCTTTATCGCAACCGGGATGCCGCAATTCAAGATCGTGTCACTGATTTGCTCGGACGGATGACGTTAGACGAGAAGATTGCACAGTTGCACGCCGCTTGGCTCAAACTGTCTTCGGACGGAAATCACCAATGGCGAGTCGCAGACTTTGCACAGCGCACGACCAATATCTCCGTCGACGCGCTGTTGAAGCACGGCTTGGGGCAAATTACCCGACCGCTTGGGACTCACACGGTTGATCCTAAGGAAGGTGTTCGCGCACTTAATGAGCTGCAACGTCAAATGATGGAGGAAACCCGGCTGGGGATTCCCGTGATGTCTCATGAAGAGTGTCTTGTTGGCTTGATGATCAAGGATGCAACACTCTTTCCCGCTCCGCTGAACTATGCCGCGACGTGGAATCCCGAACTCGTAGAGCAGGTAGGCGAGGTAATTGGTCAGCAGGCGCGCTCGATCGGCTGTCATCAAGGGCTTGCTCCTGTTCTTGATGTGTCTCGCGACCCTCGGTGGGGTCGCACGGAAGAGACCTTAGGCGAAGATCCTTATCTCGTAGGCGTGATGGGATATCGATATGTCAAGGGCATTCAGGGCGAGCAACGTGATTTACTCGCAACACTCAAGCATTTCGCAGGGCATTCCGCGAGCGAAGGCGGACGGAACCACGCGCCCGTCCATGTCGGGCCCCGCGAATTCAATGACATTTTCCTTTTGCCGTTCGAGATGGCAGTGAAACTCGCAAATGCAGGTTCGGTTATGCCTGCTTATCACGATATCGATGGCGTCCCCTGTCATGCAGACCAAACCCTGTTGACGGGAATTTTGCGCGAGAAGTGGGGATTCGACGGTCTGGTTGTTGCGGACTATGCGGGTGTCAACCTACTTTACACGCATCATGGAGTGGCTCGGGACGCAGCCTCGGCTGCCGCAATGTCATTTAAGGCAGGACTTGATATCGAGTTGCCGGGCCACGAGTGCGCCTTGCATTTGAGGGAGGCGATAGAGCGAGGGCAGATTACCGAAGAGGTCATCGATCCGATTGTCTCCCGGGTGCTGGCGACCAAGTTCAGCCTTGGCCTTTTTGAGCGTCCCTATGCCGACCCCGAAAAGGTTGAACTTCGAGGCGAACCGGCGAACCAAGTGGCTTATCAGGTCGCGGTGGAGTCGGCCGTCCTCCTGTGCAACGACGGAACCTTACCGTTGGACATCGAGAAAACCGGGAAGCTGGCCGTCATCGGCCCCACGGCGGACGACCCGCTTGCGTTGCTGGCGGGCTACAGTTTCCCGGTCCACCTGATCAATGCGGGGGAGCAGACCGGCGCTCACATAGCGACTCCGCTCCAGGCGCTGCGAGCCCGGTTCGGTGACGCACGTGTCGCCTACGCAAAAGGCTGCGATGTCATCACGGAACGGAGCCAAGGTGCGCCGGTGTACCCCGGCGATGTGGACATGGACGCCGCGATTAAGGAAGACCGGACGTCGCTGGTTAGTACGGACAAAGGACAGATTGTTGACGCGGTCAGTGCGGCAAGGGACGCAGACGTTGCGGTTGTTTTTGTGGGTGATCTCGCTGGCCTGTTCCAGTCCGGCACGGTGGGTGAGGGATCCGATACCGACAGTCTCGATCTGCCGGGCGTGCAGCAGGCCCTCCTTGAAGCGGTCGTCGCAACTGGCACGCCGACGGTGGTTGTGCTGACGGGCGGTCGACCTTATAACCTTGGCGGTCTCGAAGACAGAATTGCGGCGGAGGTAATGGCGTTCGCACCGGGCGAAAGAGGTGCCGACGCGTTGGCTAATCTTCTGACAGGGACGGCGGGTTTTTCCGGACGCTTGCCGCTGTCGGTCCCAAAAAGTGCGGGCGCTGTTCCGTACTTCTACAACCATAAGCTAAAGAGCGCCGGGACGCCGGTTGCATTTCACTTTGGCTCGCGCTATCCATTTGGATTTGGATTGAGCTATACACGGTTCGAATACCGCGACCTCGAATTCAAGCAAGATGAAGTATCAATCGATGACGGAACACTCGAGTTACAGTTCGTAATTGAAAATGTCGGCGCTCGGACAGGCACCGAAGTCGTTCAGGTCTATGTCCGTGACCGTCTCGCTTCGACCGTTCGCCCAGTTCGGGAGCTGAAGGGATTTGCGCGGGCAACTTTGGATTCCGGCGAGGTGGGCAAAGTAACAGTTGCTATTCCTGTCGATATGTTGAATTTCACTGATGCCCATGGGGACCGCATTGTTGAACCGGGCGACTTTGATGTCATGATAGGTAGTTCAAGTCGCGATATGCATCTGGGCGCAACAGTAACCGTCGTTGGAGACGGTCCAGTGGTCCTGCCTTCCCAGTGGCGCATGCTAAGTGAGACGAAATTCGCAGTTCTGTCGCGGTAA
- a CDS encoding fumarylacetoacetate hydrolase family protein has protein sequence MRFIAFRNDQGQPALGLREGDTLVDLTALGGPQSLDILLRQGEAGLQAVRELASRATERRPLTGLEYLPPVLNPAKAFAIGLNYKDHAAESNFEPPKHPVVFQRYPSSWVAHGKPLVRPHVSVQFDYEAEFVAVIGKPGRYIPKERALEHVAGYSLFNDGSVRDYQLRTNQWMLGKNFDDSGSFGPEFVTADELPPGANGLELRCRLNGDTLQSANTADMIFDVATLVAACSDAMLLQPGDIIITGTPSGVGLARTPQVWMKDGDVCEVEVEGIGVLRNPVIDEHVS, from the coding sequence ATGAGATTCATTGCTTTCAGAAACGACCAGGGACAACCGGCACTCGGCCTTCGCGAGGGGGACACCCTTGTCGACCTCACCGCACTCGGGGGGCCGCAAAGTTTGGACATACTGCTCCGTCAGGGCGAGGCCGGTCTGCAGGCAGTGCGAGAACTTGCCTCGCGTGCCACCGAGCGACGGCCACTGACGGGGTTGGAGTACCTGCCGCCGGTGCTCAACCCGGCAAAGGCATTCGCTATCGGCCTGAACTACAAGGATCATGCGGCAGAAAGTAACTTTGAGCCGCCCAAACATCCGGTGGTATTCCAACGCTACCCATCGTCGTGGGTCGCTCACGGCAAGCCGCTTGTACGCCCCCATGTGTCAGTCCAGTTCGACTATGAAGCTGAGTTCGTCGCGGTGATCGGCAAGCCCGGCCGCTACATCCCGAAGGAGCGCGCCCTGGAGCACGTGGCCGGCTACTCGCTGTTTAACGACGGCTCGGTGCGCGATTACCAGCTCCGTACCAACCAGTGGATGCTGGGAAAGAATTTTGACGACTCCGGTTCGTTCGGCCCCGAGTTCGTCACCGCCGACGAGCTGCCGCCCGGTGCCAACGGCCTGGAACTCAGGTGCCGACTGAACGGGGACACGCTGCAAAGCGCGAACACTGCTGACATGATCTTCGACGTCGCCACGTTGGTGGCGGCCTGCTCCGATGCAATGCTGCTGCAGCCGGGAGACATCATCATCACCGGCACCCCGTCGGGAGTTGGCCTCGCGCGCACGCCGCAGGTCTGGATGAAGGATGGCGATGTTTGCGAGGTCGAGGTCGAAGGCATTGGCGTTCTGAGAAATCCGGTCATTGATGAGCACGTTTCCTAG
- a CDS encoding SDR family NAD(P)-dependent oxidoreductase, whose translation MSYAIYPSLKDKTVVITGGGTGIGAAMVEAFAGQGAQVYFLDVAEADSLALQNSLCNAYHPPHFQRCDLRNVDAITEVFSAITDKAGPIEILVNNAANDDRHDLDTVSPDYWDDRIAVNLRHHFFCAQKAAQSMRTNGHGVILNLGSISWHLALPDLAIYMTAKAGIEGLTRGLARDLGSCGIRVNCIVPGAVRTARQMKLWQTEESETRLIEGQCLPERIEPEHVARMALFLASDDGARCSGREYFVDAGWYGA comes from the coding sequence ATGTCGTACGCAATTTATCCAAGCCTGAAAGACAAGACCGTGGTCATTACTGGAGGCGGTACAGGTATTGGCGCCGCCATGGTCGAGGCGTTCGCTGGTCAGGGCGCGCAAGTGTACTTTCTCGACGTCGCCGAGGCGGATTCGCTTGCTCTCCAGAATTCCCTTTGCAACGCGTATCATCCACCGCACTTCCAGCGATGTGACCTTCGGAACGTGGACGCAATCACCGAGGTGTTTTCAGCCATAACGGATAAGGCCGGCCCGATTGAGATACTTGTCAATAACGCAGCCAACGATGATAGGCATGATCTCGATACAGTTTCGCCAGACTATTGGGACGACCGGATCGCTGTCAACTTGCGGCACCATTTCTTCTGCGCGCAGAAAGCTGCGCAAAGCATGCGAACGAATGGGCACGGTGTCATTCTGAATCTCGGATCTATCTCATGGCATCTTGCGTTGCCGGATCTCGCCATTTATATGACCGCAAAAGCAGGGATTGAAGGGTTGACGCGTGGCCTTGCGCGTGACTTGGGGTCCTGTGGCATCAGGGTTAACTGTATCGTACCCGGTGCGGTTCGAACTGCCCGGCAGATGAAATTGTGGCAGACCGAAGAGAGTGAAACGAGGCTGATCGAGGGCCAGTGTCTGCCTGAGCGCATCGAGCCAGAACATGTGGCGCGGATGGCGCTGTTCCTGGCGTCGGACGATGGCGCGCGTTGCTCGGGGCGGGAGTATTTCGTGGATGCCGGATGGTACGGCGCATGA
- a CDS encoding FAD-dependent monooxygenase translates to MLIVGAGPVGLALAIELGQRSVPCLVIERNERGGHAARAKTTNVRTREHLRRWGIADQLRAASPLGVDYPSNVVFCTRLAGHELARFENANYCMPGRNPLYSEHAQWVPQYTLERVLREHAQSLPGVTLRFNCELVGFEQDGDGVLAEINHRDTREKLRVDYLVGADGARSTVRDAIGARMEGEYGLSRNYNIVFRAPGLAQAHRHGPAIMYWQVNDDAPSLIGPMDSDDRWFFMPTKVPASMRPEDLDARALIARATGIDLPYEVLSTDEWVASRLIADRYRRGRVFLAGDACHLHPPFGGYGMNMGIADGVDLGWKLAAVLQGWGGERLLESYETERRPVHEYVLDEAVANHATLGNQLATVGLDDDSAEGARLRREVGERIRAAKLREFATLGVVLGYRYEESPVIVPDGTPPPVRDFVNYVPTSRPGHLAPHAWLHDGRSLYDCFGAGLTLLASREVAAPVLAEAMRQAQACGIPLTVIRPEEGGVAAMYPCAFTLIRPDQHVAWRSDVWPADGATLLRQLTGQSH, encoded by the coding sequence GTGTTGATCGTTGGCGCTGGGCCGGTCGGCCTGGCACTTGCTATAGAGCTCGGTCAACGCTCGGTTCCTTGCTTGGTGATCGAGCGCAACGAGCGCGGCGGACATGCGGCACGCGCCAAGACGACCAATGTCAGAACACGCGAGCATTTGCGTCGCTGGGGAATCGCAGACCAGCTGCGAGCTGCTTCGCCGCTCGGAGTCGATTACCCGTCGAACGTGGTGTTCTGCACCCGGCTGGCGGGCCACGAGCTAGCGCGCTTCGAGAACGCCAATTACTGTATGCCCGGACGTAACCCCCTGTACTCGGAACATGCCCAATGGGTTCCACAGTACACGCTGGAGCGAGTGTTGCGCGAGCATGCCCAGTCGCTGCCGGGTGTCACCCTGCGCTTCAACTGTGAGCTCGTCGGGTTCGAACAGGACGGTGATGGCGTTCTGGCGGAGATCAACCACCGGGACACGCGCGAAAAGTTGCGGGTCGACTACCTCGTTGGTGCTGACGGAGCACGCAGCACCGTGCGCGACGCTATCGGCGCGCGCATGGAGGGCGAGTATGGACTCTCGCGCAACTACAACATCGTCTTCCGCGCGCCAGGCCTTGCGCAAGCGCATCGCCATGGGCCAGCCATCATGTACTGGCAGGTCAACGACGACGCGCCGAGTCTGATTGGTCCAATGGACAGTGACGACAGGTGGTTCTTCATGCCGACCAAGGTGCCAGCATCGATGCGGCCCGAGGACCTGGATGCCCGTGCACTTATTGCCCGCGCCACTGGCATCGACCTGCCTTACGAGGTGCTTAGCACGGACGAATGGGTGGCCAGTCGGCTCATCGCGGACCGCTACAGGAGGGGTCGCGTTTTTCTCGCAGGGGACGCCTGCCACCTGCACCCGCCGTTCGGCGGCTACGGTATGAACATGGGGATCGCCGACGGGGTGGATCTCGGCTGGAAACTCGCCGCGGTACTGCAGGGCTGGGGCGGAGAGCGCCTGCTCGAAAGTTACGAGACGGAACGCCGTCCGGTGCACGAATACGTTCTCGACGAGGCGGTGGCTAACCACGCGACGCTCGGCAACCAGCTCGCGACAGTCGGGCTCGACGACGACAGTGCCGAAGGGGCGCGCCTGCGGCGGGAAGTAGGCGAGCGCATCCGTGCCGCGAAACTGCGTGAGTTTGCCACCCTTGGCGTGGTCCTTGGCTACCGCTACGAGGAGTCGCCGGTCATCGTGCCCGACGGCACACCACCTCCAGTGCGCGACTTTGTGAACTACGTACCGACCTCACGACCGGGACATCTCGCGCCACACGCCTGGTTGCACGATGGCCGTTCGTTATACGACTGCTTCGGTGCCGGTCTGACACTGCTCGCCTCGCGCGAGGTGGCTGCGCCGGTGCTCGCCGAAGCGATGCGGCAGGCTCAGGCGTGCGGGATCCCGTTGACGGTCATTCGCCCTGAAGAGGGAGGTGTCGCAGCGATGTATCCCTGCGCCTTCACCTTGATCCGCCCGGACCAGCATGTGGCCTGGCGCAGTGATGTCTGGCCCGCCGACGGCGCAACGCTGTTGCGTCAGCTTACTGGCCAGTCGCATTGA
- a CDS encoding porin, which produces MDNIKYSTLLGFAVCATLFATASHAQSVTLYGIVDTGIEYVNHANSSGRSVIRMPGTTGELPSRWGLKGNEPLGAGYSAIFTLESGFALPTGVSNQGGRLFGRQAYVGIDAPWGTLTLGRQYSMSFWGNIPADLIGTDIYGIGTLDAWLANLRSDNTVAYRGKFGAFNFGGTYSFGRDASPGTASNTPGQASCAGSIPGDASACREWSVMAKYDKGTWNVGATYDRQYGGPASSVAVFNGLPAVPLVKSSDYDGRLIFDGYARLGNLSLGALWIARRVVAAQRVSSDQVALEAAYQLSPALFVDGLVQRIVNTQQDTRATTEMIRMTYLLSVRTAIYAQTAFLQNSKNAAYSVSGGGLSTPAKGMNQVGAMIGLRHSF; this is translated from the coding sequence ATGGACAACATCAAATACAGCACTTTGCTCGGTTTTGCAGTATGTGCGACGCTGTTCGCCACGGCATCACACGCCCAGAGCGTTACGCTCTATGGGATCGTCGATACCGGAATCGAATACGTGAACCATGCAAATTCGAGCGGTCGGTCGGTCATACGTATGCCGGGGACGACAGGGGAACTCCCCTCTCGCTGGGGCCTGAAGGGGAACGAGCCTCTGGGTGCAGGCTACAGCGCTATTTTTACGTTGGAGAGCGGATTTGCGCTTCCCACTGGAGTCTCCAACCAGGGCGGTCGACTGTTTGGCCGGCAGGCCTACGTTGGCATTGACGCTCCTTGGGGAACATTGACGTTGGGCCGACAGTACTCCATGTCTTTTTGGGGGAACATTCCGGCAGATCTGATCGGAACGGACATCTACGGGATCGGAACGTTAGACGCCTGGCTCGCCAATTTACGCAGTGATAATACGGTCGCATATCGAGGCAAATTCGGCGCGTTCAATTTCGGAGGTACCTATTCTTTTGGTCGCGACGCATCTCCTGGCACCGCATCCAACACGCCGGGCCAAGCTTCCTGCGCAGGAAGTATTCCAGGCGATGCCAGCGCATGTCGCGAATGGTCCGTTATGGCGAAGTACGATAAGGGTACGTGGAACGTGGGGGCGACGTATGACCGCCAATATGGTGGGCCTGCTTCATCGGTCGCGGTTTTTAATGGCCTTCCGGCGGTCCCGTTAGTCAAGAGCAGCGACTACGATGGGCGACTGATTTTCGATGGTTACGCGCGTCTAGGGAATCTGTCGCTTGGTGCATTATGGATTGCCCGGCGCGTCGTGGCGGCGCAGCGTGTGTCCTCCGACCAGGTCGCGCTCGAAGCTGCCTATCAGCTCTCGCCGGCGCTGTTTGTAGATGGATTGGTGCAGCGTATTGTCAACACCCAGCAGGACACAAGAGCGACAACGGAGATGATACGCATGACGTACTTGCTGTCAGTCCGCACGGCGATCTACGCACAGACGGCATTTCTGCAGAACAGCAAAAACGCTGCCTACTCCGTTAGCGGAGGCGGCCTCTCTACGCCAGCCAAGGGCATGAATCAGGTTGGTGCAATGATTGGCCTCCGACATTCATTTTGA
- a CDS encoding SMP-30/gluconolactonase/LRE family protein: MNTQSPICVWQVEADLGEGPVWQFNERAVYFVDIMGRHLHRLSVETGERKSWQTPSEPGFVLPLSDNAFICGLRDGLYRFDGEDGTFSKLTSVEADLPGNRLNDGFVDFDGHLWFGSMDDSEKRPTGALYRLDDCGDVTIRDAGYVITNGPATSPDNRTLYHTDTLGKLLYAFNVNELGELSQRRVFAAISGTGYPDGMAVDAEGFVWVALFGGGRIERYAPDGKLVERVCFPCSNITKLAFGGDDLRTAYVTTARKGLSPEEIWQQPLAGGLFSFHTEVPGQAQVRCTRGLKR, encoded by the coding sequence ATGAACACTCAATCTCCAATTTGCGTGTGGCAGGTTGAAGCGGACCTTGGCGAAGGTCCGGTTTGGCAGTTCAACGAACGAGCCGTTTATTTCGTCGACATCATGGGCCGCCATCTGCATCGATTATCTGTGGAAACAGGTGAAAGGAAAAGTTGGCAGACTCCATCGGAGCCGGGATTCGTCCTACCGTTATCCGATAATGCATTTATATGCGGCTTGCGGGATGGTCTGTATCGGTTTGATGGCGAGGATGGCACGTTTTCAAAGCTGACAAGTGTTGAGGCGGATCTACCGGGTAATCGCCTCAATGATGGCTTTGTCGATTTCGATGGCCATCTGTGGTTTGGGTCTATGGATGATTCGGAGAAGAGACCGACAGGCGCGCTCTATCGACTCGACGACTGCGGCGATGTGACGATTCGTGACGCCGGGTACGTCATTACGAACGGTCCGGCGACGAGCCCGGATAACCGGACGCTATATCACACGGACACGCTCGGAAAATTGCTGTATGCATTCAACGTCAACGAGCTTGGAGAGCTATCGCAGAGGCGCGTCTTTGCGGCCATTTCCGGCACTGGATATCCTGACGGGATGGCGGTTGATGCCGAAGGCTTCGTCTGGGTTGCGCTTTTTGGGGGCGGACGGATCGAGCGCTATGCGCCGGATGGAAAGCTTGTAGAACGGGTCTGCTTCCCTTGCTCGAACATCACGAAACTCGCGTTCGGCGGAGACGATCTCCGCACCGCCTACGTTACGACTGCGCGCAAGGGGCTGTCGCCTGAGGAGATATGGCAACAGCCGCTTGCAGGTGGCCTGTTTTCCTTTCACACCGAGGTACCTGGGCAGGCACAGGTGAGGTGCACCCGAGGTCTGAAACGATAA
- a CDS encoding methyl-accepting chemotaxis protein: MNGFAQSIKFKIILAFGICVTLMAGIGLFGIFGLARLNSNMSESYSGNTVHIADLAEVRVAQLDLGLQIRRIQVFRDLHQTKAGIEAIRADLARIDKAWNDYYSGGISSDKENEIAARVKNIQPQFRAALDEALAAMDAGNYDAAVPIVNRLGPIAGPLNDALGEDAAFNLVRARQFADASGATFRTILAIAIALVCLGVVVAIGASMYLLQAISNPLNKALGIASDIADGELEHRIDIVSRDEFGRLLEALKKMDRQLGDTVRGIKASTESVRLASREIAIGNTDLSARTEEQAASLEETAATMTQLTETVKRNAENARHANGLATRASDIADVGNESVQSMVGTIEKISSGSSKISEITSVIEGIAFQTNILALNAAVEAARAGEQGRGFAVVASEVRSLAQRSAAAAREIKALIGSSVTMIRDGAKQAIEVGATISEVRQAIRQVSDIVGEISAASEEQSRGIEQVNQAVGEMDEVTQQNAALVEQAAAAAESLTEQATRLGVAVSVFKLAGEEAVASRTPEH; this comes from the coding sequence GTGAACGGCTTTGCACAGAGCATCAAATTCAAGATCATTCTTGCGTTCGGCATTTGCGTGACCCTGATGGCCGGGATCGGTCTTTTCGGCATATTTGGGCTTGCGAGACTGAATTCGAACATGAGCGAGTCGTATTCAGGCAACACGGTTCACATTGCTGATCTTGCAGAAGTGCGCGTCGCCCAGCTGGATCTGGGCCTCCAGATCCGGCGGATTCAGGTCTTCCGTGATCTCCATCAGACGAAGGCAGGCATCGAAGCAATCCGTGCGGATCTGGCGCGCATCGACAAGGCATGGAATGACTACTACTCCGGCGGAATTTCCAGCGACAAGGAAAACGAAATCGCAGCGAGGGTCAAGAATATTCAGCCGCAGTTCAGGGCGGCACTGGACGAAGCGTTGGCGGCGATGGATGCGGGTAACTACGATGCTGCCGTCCCAATTGTGAACAGGCTGGGACCAATTGCCGGACCCTTGAATGACGCGCTGGGGGAGGATGCCGCCTTTAACCTTGTTCGGGCAAGGCAGTTTGCAGATGCAAGCGGAGCGACGTTCAGAACGATTCTCGCGATCGCCATCGCGCTGGTCTGTCTGGGCGTCGTTGTGGCAATTGGGGCGTCGATGTATCTACTGCAGGCAATTTCGAATCCGCTTAATAAGGCTCTTGGCATTGCAAGCGACATCGCCGACGGTGAATTGGAGCATCGGATCGACATCGTATCGCGCGACGAGTTTGGGCGGTTGCTGGAAGCGTTGAAGAAGATGGACCGGCAACTTGGCGACACCGTTCGAGGAATAAAGGCGAGCACCGAATCAGTCAGGCTGGCGTCGCGCGAGATCGCCATCGGCAATACCGATCTGTCTGCCCGCACGGAGGAGCAGGCCGCCTCGCTCGAAGAGACTGCGGCGACCATGACACAATTGACCGAGACAGTAAAGCGGAACGCCGAAAATGCACGACACGCCAATGGGCTGGCGACACGCGCCTCCGATATTGCAGACGTTGGCAATGAATCGGTGCAGAGCATGGTCGGAACGATCGAAAAAATCAGTAGTGGTTCGAGCAAGATTTCCGAAATCACAAGCGTCATCGAAGGCATTGCGTTTCAGACCAACATCCTCGCGCTGAATGCCGCTGTCGAGGCGGCCCGCGCGGGTGAGCAAGGGCGTGGTTTCGCCGTGGTGGCAAGCGAGGTCCGCAGCCTCGCTCAGCGTTCTGCGGCCGCCGCGAGGGAGATTAAGGCATTGATTGGCTCGTCCGTAACGATGATTCGGGACGGCGCGAAACAGGCTATCGAGGTCGGTGCCACGATAAGCGAAGTGAGGCAAGCGATCAGGCAGGTTTCCGACATTGTCGGCGAAATTTCTGCGGCTTCCGAGGAGCAGAGCCGGGGCATCGAGCAGGTCAATCAGGCCGTTGGCGAGATGGACGAGGTTACGCAGCAGAATGCTGCCCTCGTTGAACAGGCCGCCGCAGCAGCCGAGTCTCTCACGGAGCAGGCGACGCGGCTCGGCGTAGCTGTATCAGTATTCAAGCTAGCTGGTGAGGAGGCGGTGGCGTCGCGGACGCCGGAACATTGA
- a CDS encoding VOC family protein produces the protein MTDPRSLRRTGAVGVHSVNRFVFSVPDLDEAEHFYRTFGLDVHRRGERLDLHAFGHPHVWGSVHASGAVKKLEYVSYGIDADNLGIFRERIEHRGIACPPHPLSDGTGLWMRNPDGTPVQIVVAPKVSPSVKCRHTPRVEVPSGRGAAPARSLVSQVRPRAMSHVLFFTPDVKRMVTFSTHVLGMRLSDHSGDVIAFLHGVHGSDHHLVAFAKSRAPGLHHSSWDVGSIDDVGSGAEQMRVAGYDRGWGLGRHVLGSNYFHYVRDPWGSYAEYSFDIDFIPHDVDWPATDHPPHDSLYVWGPALPDDFITNYETTNGDAT, from the coding sequence ATGACCGATCCTCGCAGCCTTCGCCGTACCGGTGCAGTAGGCGTGCACTCGGTGAACCGGTTCGTGTTCTCGGTGCCTGATCTTGACGAGGCGGAGCACTTCTACCGGACTTTCGGGCTTGACGTGCATCGCCGAGGCGAGCGTCTCGATCTCCACGCCTTCGGGCATCCGCACGTCTGGGGTTCGGTGCATGCGAGTGGCGCAGTCAAGAAGCTCGAGTATGTGAGCTACGGTATCGATGCCGACAACCTGGGTATCTTCCGCGAGCGAATCGAGCACCGCGGAATTGCCTGTCCGCCGCACCCGCTGTCCGATGGTACCGGCTTGTGGATGCGCAATCCAGACGGCACGCCAGTGCAGATTGTGGTTGCGCCCAAGGTCTCGCCGAGTGTGAAATGCCGCCATACGCCACGCGTCGAAGTGCCCAGCGGTCGCGGTGCCGCACCGGCGCGCAGCCTGGTTTCCCAGGTGCGCCCGCGCGCGATGTCGCATGTTCTGTTCTTCACGCCTGACGTGAAGCGCATGGTCACCTTTTCCACCCACGTGCTCGGGATGCGCCTGTCGGACCATTCCGGGGACGTCATCGCCTTCCTGCACGGCGTGCATGGCAGCGATCACCACCTGGTCGCCTTCGCGAAATCGCGTGCGCCGGGGCTGCACCACTCTAGCTGGGACGTAGGCAGCATTGACGATGTCGGGTCGGGCGCTGAGCAGATGCGTGTTGCGGGCTATGACCGCGGGTGGGGCTTGGGTCGTCATGTGCTTGGCTCCAACTACTTCCACTACGTGCGAGACCCCTGGGGTAGCTACGCTGAGTATTCGTTCGACATCGACTTCATTCCTCACGACGTCGACTGGCCGGCCACCGACCATCCGCCTCACGACTCGCTTTATGTCTGGGGCCCCGCACTGCCGGATGACTTCATCACCAATTATGAGACGACTAACGGAGACGCCACATGA